One genomic region from Drosophila busckii strain San Diego stock center, stock number 13000-0081.31 chromosome 3R, ASM1175060v1, whole genome shotgun sequence encodes:
- the LOC108601651 gene encoding esterase B1 — protein sequence MASNDTYTLQTKSGPILGKLCTSIYSDEYISFERIPYARPPLGPLRFMAPQPVENWKMPLNCREKGEKPLQFNQYVHQLQGVENCLYLNIYVKTFQSDKPLPLIVFYFGGGFEKGDPTRDLHSPDYFMMQDVVVATVSYRVGPLGFLSLRDPAAGAPGNAGLKDQLMALEWIKENAAKFNADPSNITAFGESAGAASVHYLMMNPRADGLFHKAILQSGNVLCSWALCHVSDLPQRLATKLGMKNVDQASDTKVLEFLQSMPGDRLVEPYLLSESENLDDCVFQFGPVVEPYATESNVLPKHPSELLATAWGNRIPVLMSGTSFEGLLMYGRVHLAPYLLTALKGQPEHLLPLDLKRSLPLTLARSLGKRLQFTHFGEKSLELTEDNVLAYCEYASYKVFWHPILRTIQSRLRVSSAPTFLYRFDFDSSTFNHQRLKYCGDKLRGVAHVDDHSYIWYGDFAWKLDKHTAEFQTIERMMDILTTFAASSNPNCASVEAVLPKGTNWAPLSKNTKHYKCLNISADLKIIELPELYKLKVWDSIYKSKTK from the exons ATGGCAAG CAACGACACCTATacattgcaaacaaaaagtggACCTATTCTGGGCAAGCTTTGCACGAGTATATACAGCGATGAGTACATCAGCTTTGAGAGAATTCCCTACGCACGTCCGCCGCTGGGACCTTTGCGTTTTATGGCACCACAGCCCGTGGAGAATTGGAAAATGCCACTCAACTGCCGGGAAAAGGGTGAAAAGCCTCTGCAGTTTAATCAATATGTACATCAGCTTCAGGGTGTTGAAAATTGTCTCTACCTCAATATTTACGTAAAAACT TTTCAAAGCGATAAGCCCTTGCCATTaattgtcttttattttggtGGTGGTTTTGAGAAGGGCGATCCCACACGTGACCTGCATAGTCCCGACTACTTTATGATGCAGGatgttgttgtggcaacagTTTCTTATCGTGTGGGACCACTGGGATTTCTTAGCCTTAGAGATCCAGCTGCGGGTGCGCCCGGCAATGCTGGCTTGAAAGATCAACTGATGGCGCTGGAGTGGATAAAGGAGAATGCTGCTAAATTTAACGCAGATCCAAGCAATATAACCGCCTTTGGGGAGAGCGCTGGCGCCGCCTCAGTGCACTATTTAATGATGAATCCGCGCGCTGATGGACTATTTCACAAGGCAATTTTACAGTCGGGTAATGTGCTGTGCTCCTGGGCGCTATGTCATGTGTCCGACCTGCCACAACGCCTTGCCACTAAGCTGGGTATGAAAAACGTCGACCAAGCATCCGACACAAAGGTTCTGGAATTTTTGCAAAGCATGCCGGGCGATCGTCTTGTAGAGCCGTATTTGCTGAGTGAATCTGAAAACTTGGACGATTGTGTCTTTCAATTTGGACCTGTCGTAGAGCCATATGCCACAGAGAGCAACGTGCTACCGAAACATCCCAGTGAATTGTTAGCTACCGCATGGGGTAATCGTATACCAGTGCTCATGAGCGGCACTTCTTTTGAGGGCTTGCTTATGTATGGTCGCGTACATTTGGCACCTTATTTGTTAACCGCTCTCAAAGGTCAACCGGAGCATCTTTTGCCTCTAGATCTAAAGCGTTCACTCCCTCTGACCTTAGCTCGCTCACTGGGAAAACGCTTGCAGTTTACGCACTTTGGAGAAAAATCATTGGAACTGACAGAAGATAATGTTTTGGCTTACTGCGAG tatGCCAGCTATAAGGTCTTCTGGCATCCCATATTGAGGACAATTCAGTCCCGTCTACGTGTATCATCGGCACCCACGTTTCTTTACCGCTTTGACTTTGATTCTTCCACGTTCAACCATCAGCGTCTGAAATACTGTGGGGATAAACTTCGTGGTGTAGCACATGTGGACGATCACTCTTACATTTGGTATGGTGACTTTGCCTGGAAGCTGGACAAGCACACAGCCGAATTTCAGACAATCGAGCGTATGATGGACATATTGACCACATTCGCCGCTAGTTCGAATCCCAACTGTGCGAGTGTCGAAGCTGTCTTGCCCAAAGGCACCAATTGGGCTCCACTgtctaaaaatacaaaacattataaatgtttaaatatttctgcgGATTTGAAGATTATTGAATTACCAGAACTTTATAAGCTAAAAGTCTGGGATAGCATTTATAAATCTAAGACAAAGTGA
- the LOC108604301 gene encoding esterase B1, whose amino-acid sequence MDVQVGFPKLLHMGAKLVRHKVQQYRLATSQTVTVQTNYGIVRGLRRKTIYDKELYYAFEGVPYAQPPIGELRFKAPQPPEPWDGVRNCTTYRKKPLQKNMILGRVEGSENCLYLNVYAKKMKTEKPLPVMVWIYGGGFQKGEASRDLYSPDYFMKQQVVLVTISYRVGALGFLSLKDQELEVPGNAGLKDQVQALRWINQNIEHFNGDPNNITLMGESAGAASTHIMMTTEQTRGLFHKAILQSGCALSAWAEQPDRNWAYRLAHSLGYKGSEQEQDVLCYLRKTSARKIAACDQDLVTQDEFRNFFLFAFGPVVEPYESSHCVVPKPHREMLATAWGNSIPLVLGGNSFEGLFSYQICRKDYDWIMTHFDNIIPREVTNASTPEHTQELVRRLKHIYFGDEKRQKMDLFEALYVFSHRQVWHDLHRLVMARLSYASEAPTYLYRFDYDSPHFNQFRWLVCGQSVRGVSHGDDLSYLFYTVLASKLSKSSGEYRTIERMVGMWTSFANNSNPNCKETSSAKWTPIERTTNGAYHCFNISEQLEMISLPDACILAVWDSFYPKESLY is encoded by the exons ATGGATGTGCAGGTTGGTTTTCCAAAGCTGCTTCACATGGGCGCAAA ACTGGTTAGACATAAGGTGCAGCAGTATCGTTTGGCAACAAGCCAGACAGTCACAGTGCAGACAAATTACGGTATTGTACGTGGCTTGCGACGTAAGACGATTTACGATAAAGAGCTATACTACGCATTTGAGGGAGTACCTTATGCCCAACCGCCAATTGGTGAGCTGCGCTTTAAAGCGCCGCAGCCGCCTGAGCCATGGGACGGAGTGCGTAACTGTACCACATATCGTAAAAAGCCGCTACAAAAAAACATGATATTAGGTAGAGTTGAAGGCTCCGAAAATTGCCtctatttaaatgtatatgcgAAAAAAATGAAGACTGAAAAGCCGCTGCCTGTCATGGTTTGGATTTATGGCGGAGGCTTTCAGAAGGGTGAAGCCTCGCGGGATCTCTATAGTCCGGATTATTTTATGAAGCAGCAGGTGGTGCTTGTGACAATAAGCTATAGGGTGGGTGCACTAG GTTTTCTTAGTCTCAAGGATCAGGAGCTAGAAGTGCCCGGCAATGCTGGGCTCAAGGATCAGGTGCAGGCACTACGTTGGATCAATCAAAACATTGAACACTTCAATGGCGATCCCAATAACATAACACTAATGGGCGAGAGTGCGGGAGCCGCCTCCACTCACATTATGATGACTACTGAGCAAACTAGGGGCCTGTTCCACAAGGCGATACTGCAGTCGGGCTGTGCGCTATCTGCCTGGGCGGAGCAGCCGGACCGCAACTGGGCATATCGGTTGGCGCACAGCTTAGGTTACAAAGGAAGCGAACAGGAACAAGATGTGCTGTGTTATCTCCGGAAGACATCTGCACGTAAAATCGCTGCTTGTGATCAAGATTTGGTTACGCAAGATGAGTTTCgcaatttttttctatttgcttttggTCCTGTCGTCGAGCCATATGAGAGCAGTCATTGTGTGGTACCAAAGCCACACCGAGAGATGTTGGCAACCGCCTGGGGAAACAGCATACCGCTGGTTCTTGGGGGCAATTCTTTCGAGGGTCTTTTTTCCTATCAAATCTGTCGCAAAGATTATGATTGGATTATGACCCACTTTGACAACATTATACCGCGAGAGGTGACCAATGCAAGCACACCAGAGCACACGCAGGAGCTAGTGCGCCGACTGAAGCATATATACTTTGGCGACGAGAAGCGTCAGAAAATGGATCTCTTTGAAGCCTTATATGTCTTCTCGCATCGTCAGGTCTGGCACGACCTGCATCGCCTGGTTATGGCGCGTCTTTCTTATGCTTCAGAAGCACCCACCTATCTCTATCGTTTCGACTATGATTCTCCGCATTTTAATCAGTTCCGTTGGCTCGTTTGTGGACAAAGTGTGCGCGGTGTGTCCCATGGTGACGACCTCTCTTATCTCTTCTATACGGTGCTGGCCAGTAAACTGAGCAAATCATCGGGCGAATATCGCACAATTGAGCGTATGGTTGGTATGTGGACGTCCTTTGCTAATAACAGCAATCCCAATTGCAAGGAAACGTCTTCGGCAAAGTGGACGCCTATTGAGAGAACTACAAATGGCGCTTACCACTGCTTCAATATCAGCGAGCAGCTGGAAATGATTTCGCTCCCTGACGCATGCATTCTTGCTGTCTGGGATAGCTTTTACCCCAAGGAGTCGCTTTACTAA